Part of the Halobaculum halobium genome, GCGAGGAGACGAGCAGGAGCGCGACGCCGTCGGTCGCGAGCGCCCGCGGGAGGTCGTCGAGGAAGGGCTCGATGAGCTCGCGGCCGGACTCACCGCCCGACAGCGCCACCTCCTGCCAGTCGTCCCACTCGTTGTCCGGGTCCGTCGGGAGATACGGCGGGTTGAACAGGACCGTATCGAGCGACCCGTCGCCGAAGGATCCGAGGAGGTCACCGCGAACGGCCTCCACGCCGCGGTCTCGGGCCCGTCGGCACGCGTGGGGGTTCACGTCGCTGCCGATCACTCGGTCGGCATCGCCCTCAGTCAGGACCCGCTCGGCGACCCACCCCGAGCCAGTACCGACCTCGAGGGTAACCCCGCGAGCGTGCTCGACGGCCGCCTCCGCGAGCAAGCCGGAATCCTCCGCCGGGGCGTACACGGGGGCGTCGAGGCCGCGGCGCGCCGCGAGGGCGTCGCGAGTGGTCGCCGGATCGGGAGGGGAAGCACCGTCGGATCCCGGGTCCTCACCAGCGTCAGGCATCGGTCGTTCCTCCGGTGCCACCGGCGTCGTCGTCGCCGTCGCGGTCGGACTCGGATCCGTGGCTGTGGTCCGCATCCGCGGTCGAGAACGGCCCGGATTCGGACCGACCAGACAGCTCCCGCTGCGGGAACGGGATCTTGATTCCTGCGTCGTCGAACGCCCGCTTGACCGCGAGCGTCACCCGAGTCCGGGCCTTCCACATCTTGCGGGCGCTGGGGTTGCTGATGTAGAAGCGGAGCCGCATGCCGATCGCGGAGTCTTCGAACCCCGTGAGTACCGCGTGGGGCTCCGGCGGCGACAACACGAGGTTGTGGTCGTTCATCGCCTCCTCGGCGACGTCGATCGCCTCGTCGAGATCCGTGCTATAGTCGAGCGCCACGTCCACGTTCAGGCGGAGTCGGCCTTTCCGCGAGCGGTTCACCACCTCGGTATCGGTGACGATGTCGTTCGGGACCATCACGTACTCGTCGTCGAACGTCCGGATCCGGGTGTTGACGATCGTGATGTCGGTGACGATCCCCTCCTGGTCGCCGATGACGACCCAGTCGCCAAGTTCGAACGGCCGGGAGAACAGCACGACGAATCCCGCGAGCACGGCGCCGAGCGTCTGTCTCGCCGCAAGCCCGAGCACGATGCCGGCGAATCCGGCGCCGACCAGGAGGTTCCCCGGGTTGACGCCCCAGACCGTGAAGACGACCAACAGCGCGATCGCGTACACCGCCACTTGGACGACGTGGTGGGCGATCTCGGTCTGATGCTCCGACAGCGCGTTCTGCTCGCGGCCGACGTTCCGGATCGTCCGCTTCGTCACGCGCGTCAGCAGGATCGAACCGATCAGGATCCCGATCGACAGGGCCG contains:
- a CDS encoding HemK2/MTQ2 family protein methyltransferase, translated to MPDAGEDPGSDGASPPDPATTRDALAARRGLDAPVYAPAEDSGLLAEAAVEHARGVTLEVGTGSGWVAERVLTEGDADRVIGSDVNPHACRRARDRGVEAVRGDLLGSFGDGSLDTVLFNPPYLPTDPDNEWDDWQEVALSGGESGRELIEPFLDDLPRALATDGVALLLVSSLTGFADVVEYAVDRGLHAETVAEESYPFESLSILALRHRLSKE
- a CDS encoding mechanosensitive ion channel family protein, encoding MTGTGSVLAAAAAMVATPALETTMTVVADVISWVQSVTSTPGARIAATVVAAGLLAAIVSAVRWTGPALKERLDGHSLAVESAQAVVVTTAGVTFGLFVVIVWGGVSLVGEAVPETVFNGRNVARTALSIGILIGSILLTRVTKRTIRNVGREQNALSEHQTEIAHHVVQVAVYAIALLVVFTVWGVNPGNLLVGAGFAGIVLGLAARQTLGAVLAGFVVLFSRPFELGDWVVIGDQEGIVTDITIVNTRIRTFDDEYVMVPNDIVTDTEVVNRSRKGRLRLNVDVALDYSTDLDEAIDVAEEAMNDHNLVLSPPEPHAVLTGFEDSAIGMRLRFYISNPSARKMWKARTRVTLAVKRAFDDAGIKIPFPQRELSGRSESGPFSTADADHSHGSESDRDGDDDAGGTGGTTDA